The genomic DNA caatttgttaaggatctgtttttttgtgaaactgacttcacacagcctctccgcttttttataaacgaacgtcatataaggtcttcctttttcattgctttgccaacggaagcagtctttttatttaatcctgtttttacgattgttctgtttgtatatcacgttgtcagttcagcactccggttgtaatatgaccaagttatgcaagcacactcttgagaatgcaacgtatagttgtacaggagaaaagcaatcttgcctgaaatcaatggcaaccttttgtaggtctatgaacttaatttaaactttaggtttacacggtgctttctttccgaagtacctgcactcatgaatatgtctgtatgtgtcagtcgctcaaatccccgcggtttgcaccggtgaagttctgcttttaaatttttattaagaagaaaagaaaaccttttaaaattgagggaaaatataccaataacagtttgttaaggatctgtttttttgtgaagctgccttcactcgagtgatcacttcgagctttaagcctgagaaatcaccccgtaaatgcacacgcttaattgcacatctgttaatatgtatgcttacaaagtattaaaagacactcaacaattacacagtattaaaagacactcaacaattaatgtcatttaccttcattcccgcgtttgactcgtgctgtaaatctcttccttgttttcacttcacatgattacgtaggaggcgtaatatgtgatgacgcgatacgtgacttcgcctcctccattagagtatatggacaaaaaataggttccagttatgaccattttgcgtagaatttcgaaatgaaacctgcctaacttttgtaagtaagctgtaaggaatgagcctgccaaatttcagccttcttcctacacgggaagttggagaattagtgatgagtgagtcagtcagtcagtcagtgagggctttgccttttattagtatagataacatatgagataaataacattagaacttgtaaagtagacctgtgtacaatgtgcaatagtcagtagtgcaaaagccaattagagtaaaaaaaatgagaaggtgcattatagagtagcttatgagatgtacaaaaagacagacagttagcagcagatgtaatatgggtacttggtagatagtgactcttgttaTGGTGCAGGGGTAGGGGGCAACAGAGTTCAGCATCCTGACATcttggtggatgaagctgttagaCAGTCTTGCGGAGCGTGCCTGGAGGCTCCGGTACCTTTTCCCTGAGGGGAGGCGGCTAAAAAGGGAGTGAAAGGGGTGGGAGGAGTCACCAGCAATGCTGATGGCTCTACGGGTGAGACGGGTGTGGAAAATGTTCTTGAGGGAGGGCAgtggggcaccaatgatcttactggccgcatccactatgcgttgcagggacttcctacaggaGGCGGTGCAGCTTCCGTACCACACAGAGATACAGCTGGTGAGGGTGCCCTCGATTGTGCCCCGGTGGAAAGAGCACATGATGGGGGGGGTGGGGACTTGTGCTCTCCTCTGTTTGCGTAGAAAGTAGAGGCAGGTTTGAGCTTTCTTGGTCAGTAATCTGACCAGGAAAGGTCCACTGAGATGTATGTCCCCAGGAACTTGGTGCTACTCACAGCTACACCATCGATGGTCAGTGTGAATGACCTCTCCTGAAATCGATCGCACTTTCAGGAAGAGACTGTAGTCTTTACACCACTGGACCAGTTGGCTCACCTCGTTCCTGTAGTTGGCTTCGTCATTGTTGGTGATGAGGCCGACCGCAGTTGTATTGTCtgcaaacttgacaatgtgatTGGTACACAGTCGTgggtcagcagggtgaagagcaacGGGCTGAGCACACGCCCTTGTGGGGCCCCTGTGCTTAACGTGATGGTCTTAGAGGTGTTATTGCCCACTCGCACATTTTGTGTCCAACACCCAGTTGCAGAGAGAGGTCTTGAGTCCCAGATGGCTGAGTTTTTGTATTAGCTGCTGGGGAATGACTGGGTTGAATGCTGAACAACATTCGCACATAGGAGTTCTTGgagtccaggtgggtgagggctggATGGAGAGCAGCAGACCTGGCATCCTCTATGGACCTGTTTGACCTGTATGCAAAATGAAACGGGCCATGGGAGGGGGAAAGAATGGACTTGATGGTCTGCATAACCAGCtgctcaaagcatttcatgatgATGGAAGTCAGTGCTACGGGCCGATAGTCATTATAACTAGATGGTGTTGATAGtatcgagtccactacgactcctaagtcctccTTATACGGGGTGCTTTCAAGTTTCAgtcatcccattgtgtattcaaatctaccatttttacttcttacatgtactactttgcatttatttacactcaatttcatctgccacaaatcggCCCAAGCCAGTATCCTGTGTAAGTCCCTCTGAGACGGCTCAACAGATTCCAGATAATTCATCTAGCTTGGTATCATTTATAAATCTAACCAGCTTATTGATCATATTCTTGTCCAAATTGTTTATGTGTATTAAACAGAgaagcagccccagcactgaaaGGTCCACCGTCTCTGAAAATGTTCCCCTCAGCATAACCCTTTGCTTCTGGTGCCTAAGCCAGTTttgtacccatctacacactaacACCTTCAACACTGACCACTAAATTCTAATGGAGTACCTGATCAAAAGTCctctgaaaattaagaaaaattatcCTCATATCTCCTCCCTGATTGTAgggttttgttgcttcctcacagaaaTGCAGTGTATCGGTGAAACACGATcttcctcatctgaacccatgctgactgttcagtgaAACTCCTCTCCCTGCCACGTGATGCTCCATCCGTTCCTGAATAAATCACTCAGTTAATTTACCAGTGATGCACGTTAAGCCTACTGGGCCATAGTCACTTGGATCAACCCAGTCACCAGGATAACGTGTAGTCTCCAGTCTGATCGAGTTAATCCCAGTGTGCAGTAAGTTTCTAAAAAATATGTGTCAGCTCTCACTGACCTCCATCAGCACTCGCTGATACATATGATCTGGTCCTGGGGATGTGCAGATTTTAGTCTGTTTAATCGCAGCAGCACTCCTCCCTTAACATTTCCAAATCACAAGATCCCTTCTTAATATTTCATGTCGCTGATCGAGGATATCTGCTTCATAACATGTACGCCTAATGACTTTGGTAACCTGCAACTTCAACACATTAGCCTTTTAAGTGGCCGCATTTTATTATTCCCCTTTGCTACTCCTGATACAGTTCATCACTTCTTGACTGatcttttactgctaaaatattaaaagcatcTCTTTAGGTCACCTTTCTCCTTTTCTCGATATTTCTTGCCAGCTGCCTTTTAGTTTTTCTAATATCCCTTTTCAAAATTGCTCACATTTATATCCATTTTGgagtttttgatcattttttttctgcttctacATTTTAGGATGAATTTGTTCTGCATTTACCATAAAACACTTTCAGACCTGACCATCAGCCCCTCCGCTGTCACCACAcataaaagcttatcccagcttGTTGTCCTCTAGCTTGGCTACATCTGCTCAAAGTTCTTTTctactaaaattaaatgtaactttttgttTTAGAATACGCACTCAGCCAAAACACCCTGAAATCTGCTATGAAATCCACGGGGGCTCCGTTATAGAAACAGCAATACGAGACACGGGGACTGTGACTGTCAACTCTgaagctttctttatttttaattttagtcattctggggGGTGTTCAGATCatattatgtctgtctgtctgtctgtctatgttattatatagtgccttatctatctatctatctatctatctatctatctatctatctatctatctatctatctatctatctatctatctatctatctcttaaaaCAAATTCCTGTTCTTGTTCTCCACTCGTTGTAAGTGTAGCCCAGTGGACGTTGGGGTAATTCAAGTCTCCCCTGACTATGCTCTCCCCTGCCTTTCTAATATTAttgaaaagtttaattttaaagatgtAAACTACTTTGTGCCGTAGGGCGTCTGTGACACACTCCTAATATGAGGCCGCAGTCTTTAATGGTGTTTAGTAGAATCCAGACGTCCTGACTAAGCTGTGGCTCACCTTTTCAATTCTGTTTAATGTAGATGGTGACTCCCCTACCTTTTCTGCTTTGCCTGTCTTTCCTAAGTAATGAGTACCCATCTGTGTTCTGCTGCTGCCCCATCTCTGTTACTTAGGCAGGTTGCTGTTATTCCTCTTATATCAAAGGTCGGTGCAGCTACTTGTGGACTATGAAGGCATCACAGCAGCTGTACAAGGCACAAGTCAGACGACAGGCTGGATCTCAATCTCAAGTGTAACTAGCAAGTGCTCTTTTACTTAATGTGCTACTCCAAAGATCTTCACTGTGCTAAATGGTTCTGATCTTATTAAACACTTAAaggtgtatttttttaatattggatttgtttttagatTGCAATCCTGATGACTTTCAATTCATTAATGAATGAGGCGCGAGTTGTCCTTCACTGATGTAAAGTCAATTATTATCTTACTTTTGCCAGGTTGGGTTTCTAAACATGCTTGTGCAATTTATAGCTTCAGAGAGTTCAGGCAGATCCCAGCATCCTCAAGGACAAAGCTGAAAGTAAACCAGAATATCAGAGTCCACTGCCATACACATTCCTGATCATCCTGGGCCAATTTAAGAGGCTCAAATGTGTCTTAAAAATGCACATCATAGGAATGTGAGAGAAGACactacagaaagagaaagagaaagaaagatagaaagaaagagaaaaggaaaaaaagaaaaaaggaaggaaagagaaaaagaaagaaaaaagaaaggatggaaggaaggaaaaaagaaacaataacaaagaaagaggaaagaaagaaagagaaagggaggaaagaaagaaaagaaaaaagaaagaaaaggaaggaaggaaggaaaggaagagaaaaggaagaaaagaaagaaagaaagaaagaaagaaagaaagaaagagaaaaaaaaagaaagaaagaaagaaagaaatagaaaaggaaagaaaagggaggaatgagagagagagaaaaggaaggaaggaaaaggaAATAGTAAAGgtaggaaggaaagaaagaaaagagagaaaagaaagagagaaaatggagtaaagaaagaaagaaagagaaaaggaaagaaaaggaaggaaggaaaggaagagaaaaggaaggaaaggaagagaaaatgaaggaatgaaagaaagaaaaggtaggaaggaaggaagaaggaaagcaagaaaatgagaaaaggaaacagaaagaaagaaagaaagaaagaaagaaagaaagaaagaaagaaagaaagaaagaaagaaagaaagaaaagggaggaatgagagaaagagaaaaggaaggaaggaaaaagaaatagtaaaggtaagaaagaaagaaagaaagaaagaaagaaagaaagaaagaaagaaagaaagaagagaaaagaaaggagaaagaagagaaaagaaaagaaaggaaaaaggaagaaagaatgaaaaagaaagaaagaaaaggaatgaaggAAAGGAATAGAAAAGgaaggaatgaaagaaagaaaaggaaggaaggatagaaagaaaaagaaaaatagtaaaggtaggaagagagaaaagaaaagaaaggaaaaggaaggAATGAGAGAAATGAGGCCACCctgatgaagtctgtttctgattgtttgctgagACATTCACCCCAGTGTTCcacctgcctgctggaggtcattttgtaggctctgccagtgctcatcctgttcctctttgcccaaaggaacagataccagtgggtcctgttgatgggttaaggaccttctaccaggggccctgtccagctctcctcgagtAACTGCCTGCCtttctgtctcctggaatctcctccatgccattgagactgtgctgggagacacagcaaaccttctggcaatgggaggcacgtattgatgtgcctgccatcctggagatgttggactacctgtgccaccacaCTCTGTAGGGTCCGGGTATGGCCTCagactaccagtagtgacactgactgtagacaaatgcaaaacgacagatgaggagggaaaaatgtcagtggcctccctcaagccattcattcctgttttgggggtcatctcattgttgcccctctagtgcaccaaagcagcagaaactgattaacaagcccctctgccaatcccagcccaccgcacaccacacactaaggacaatttagaattgcaaacctgcatgtctttggactgtgggaggagtacccggaggaaacccacgaggggagaacccgggaagtgggaaacccgggtctcctaactgcgaggcagcagcactacccactgtgccaccgtgccgccctcctcaCAGTCCTATTTCGCTAATACGCGGGCGAAGCAGTGGGGGATggctagcatatatatatatatatatatatatatatatatatatatatatagaaaaattgGGATGCAGAGATGCACGAGTGACAGGAAGGAGAGATCTGGTTTCCAAGGAAGAGTAACTTTATTGTTGAACAGGCAAGAACAGCTTCCAGACTTTATCCAAAACAGGAGCTTTTACTTCGGCACACAAGATACAGGCAGCGACGAGGGCAAACGTCCTGCTTCAGCCCCTTCTTCGGATTTAACAGAACACAAAGTCGTCTTCTTCAAGCTGGTTCAGCGGCTGCGAGATACCTGTTGGTGCAGACACAGTctagagaagagagaaaaggaaagaccCAGAGGGCAAGTGAGAACTTcaggttaaatattttaaacattgcgTGGCTAGCAAGTTATGCGGTAAGTGCCCAGCTGAGACAAAGGAAAGTTAACAATGTGCTTGTTTCTCATTGACATTTTCTCCAGGAGGGGATTTAGACGAACAGTTGTGGtaacagcagtggttctcaaactgtggggcgggcccacCAAAGGGGggagcgaagatgtgaaaaaaagataagtaaaatatgaaaaatacctctattgaaacaaacacaaattaacttaaactatagTTTAAGTTTAAGAATgtatacattctgatactagaaaaaaaaatagagagttagaaaaatgtcgataaaagttaagtaggtataataacaTATGCAtctgatatatcattaattaaaaaagaacaaattggtattagtgggctcctttcaaaaaaacgttaggggggcgcgattaaaactgttatgaaaactcgggtcgcaaatactcaAAGGCTGAGAAACGCAGGTCTACAGTTTAGCGGAGTGTCAGCACGCAGCTGATGGTGACAGTCGGGAATGTGCGGCAGACCGCCTACCGAGATATCTTAAAGCACCTGCGGCCATCAGAGATGGCGAAAGGCAGCAATAGCGGTACATGCGTGCGTCCGTGACACTGGCCTGGAAAACGTTGCCAGTACAATACACTACGTGCTCTTAACTGCTGCTGGTGATGGACCGTTTTCCCACACCGGAGAAATTTGATTCGTTTTCCAAGCCGGCTTGCCGACTGATTGTTATCAGTGACAAGCCCCTACCTTTCTACTAAAGAAACCGACGCTTTACAATCAAGCAAGGCCCGCAGGAACAAGGCGTTcctcttcccacagtccaaacttTAAACCCCACCCCCTTTCAGTGGAAGTAGTACGCTCTCATACTCCTGAACATCCACATGACACGCAGCTAAAGTTAATTCGCTCCGTGCTTACGCAAGTCGCGTCGGACTTCACAGAGATCGTCAACCATGAGGCAGGCATCTCGCACCTGGCCAAGCCGACAGAGACCCTAACCTTTTCGTCTTTAAAAGATTTAAAGGGAACATGAGAGCAACACACCTCAGGCAAGCTGATCTCCAAGGACTGAACTGGTGGTAGGCAACACTCCCTTGCCAGATGCCCAGACTCATCACAGCGAAAGCACCTGCGTTCGGTCCCAGCTGCGGAATTTCCTCGACGGGGTCTTCTGCCCGGGGCCCCGGCCTGAGTCCCCCCTCTAGTGACGTCAGTGACTCCACGAGCCTGGGCTTGAACCTGAGACACTGGAGACGGGTTTGGCACTGCAAGTTGGTCCGAGGTAAGGAAAGGACGAGCCGGAGCCTGGGGTTGAGGAAAGTAACCCCTACGATTGGCCTTCGGACGGGGACGGGGCGGTTGAACAGGAGCAGGAGCTAGACTGGGGTAGCCCGTCTTCCTCCAAACGACTTGGGCGCCTTCCAATCTGTGGGTCACACTCAACAGCGAGTCGACATTGCTGCAGATCATTTCATTACAGAGGTCTTCGCTTATCCCAGACAGCACTACGTCAATAGCGACCTTTTCGATGATGCGCTCGATGGACTCTCCACGAAACCAGCTGTGGATAAGGTACTGCAAGTCCTGTATCTGCCCCCCGATGGGGCGATTAGGATCGATCTGCCACAGCCGGATCTTACGCCCCTTGGCCAAGGAGCTCATACAAGTATTAACAAGAATTTGCTGCTTCAGATAATCATAATCAAGTCTCTCAAGGGGAATGTTTCGCATAACCTTCAGAGCATCTCCAGTCAAAAACGGGGCCACAATGGCAGACCAGTATCGCCTGTTCCAGCGCATCAACGTGGCCATATGTTCAAAGCCAATGAGGAAACTCTCAGGATCGTCCTTAGGATCCATCTTCACGAGCACATCAGTGGGACTGAGAGGGACTGGAGCCCACGCAGGCACATCGTCCGGATCAGGTGGAAGGGGGGCGTCGTGAGGTTGTTCACCTTCAGCGGGCAACTGCTGTTGAGGATCCATCTGCGTAACACCCCCACCTTGTGCCACTTGACAAGCTTGGGTCGCAGAGTTGCTCGAGAGACAGGAAGACGAGGCTTTTAATTCTTGAAACAGAAAGCTTTAAGGCTTTTAGCAAAAACACGAGCTTTCACTTCAGCACACAAAATACGAGCAGCGATGGCGCAAACGTTCTGCTTCAGCTCtcttcttcagattaaaagaacacaaagccttTCTTCCTCGAGCGGGTTGACTAACGCAGTCTAGAGGAGAGAGCAAAGGAAATACAGTAAGGGCCGATGGGAACTTCAGTTTTGAATGTTCTAAACATCGAGAGACAAGCAGGTTACGCGGCAAGCTGTAGAGGGGCAAGTGAACAGTGTGCTTGATTCCCACTGCCTGGAGTGTCTGAAGAGCAGTTATGCTACTTTGCCATTAACTTATCGTTTAACGGAGTGTCAGCGTGCAGCTGCCGGCGGAGGGCGAGAGGAATACGCAGTAGACCACCTATACCGAGGTACTGTGAATCACTGGCGACAGCGGCCACTATATATATCGTGAGATCTTTGAGACCCCAATAACCCTCCCAACTGCGCCGTACGCCGACACTCTGTGAATGCAGGCAGGGGATTGGTTGGCCTTTGTCGGTGCAACTGCAAGCTCGCAGGCTCAAAGAGTAACGCGTCTGCGGCCCGACGGTTGATGCCGGAGAACGTTGATAATCTGACCGTGTGCTCACTTTCTATCTTCTCGCTTGTGCAGGAAGGCTAGCAGCTCTTTGGATCAGAGAAGGGAGAGAATGCAGGATGACGTCATTGTCGTGTTTTACAAGTGAGTTCGAATCTGCTGTGAGAACTTTAACGTTTATGTAACAGAAACAGTGTCTCAACAGCCAAATGTATTTCCTCCCCCTCCCGCATTCCTCCTACCTCaacctatccatattactaaccgagaatgctaaaccggatgatggacgcaggcacatccggccatgggccgtagctgcaaaaagacgtactgcgccggcgcaacaaagagtccgcgagagtcggctgaggacccgagaaaggcggacaaaagagggcgagagaggcggatgagggtccgcgagagacgcaggcgcaaaaagagtccgacaagagcacagaaaacaggagtgagcacatacagaaaggagtcacaaaaatgaggctcaacaagcaccaaaataaggaaaaggcacataaaacagTACTCAAaggaggggaaagcacgaaacacattgcacacgaaactaaacacaccaaaaaaaaagaacagacgagcgcacaatagcaaggcacgaccatacccccgccaccctacaggcacgggacgggacgggacacacaccaagagggggattcaacaagcccatggaagaccaaaaaaaagaacacaaaaccaccccacagaccctacaagcaagggacgggacacacacaaagagggggattcaaacaagacacaggaacacaaaaagaaacaaaacgctcgcgcaacaacgatccccccccacacatccataagaagtgacacccaaagccacatattcgaaagtgaacgtcagcaccttcacactaggcagcataggtgtcggcataggtgtcagcataggtgtgtgtcctttcaataaagcactattaaccgttcaactgcagagaaggatacatattaacagtgagtgcgatccgccttattacttatccatatttcgcatgctgagaaagaaacaagtcatgaatacacgctcacgggtacaaaacgattcggaaaggataacgggaacaaacacacgtacacgaaagaaacaagaaaatagacgacggcgcataaaacgcgcttctgaaacaccgggagagaAAATGTCTCGGAtcgaaaaaaggaaagcacaaatgacaccgttacagagacgtgcccagatggacagacacaatgaacgtagacgcattcagTGCGCGTGTCAaaatgctgcatcgaaagaagcacgattacaaaccgaaagagctcgcgtgtcagacatacaaaaaagtgaGCGAAGATATGCAGGTGAGTTGTGTTTTATCTTATTTGGTATGACCACAGAATTGTTTTGACAATTGTCTGTGACACAGAAGAAGATACTGTATAATCATAGGTATAAAGAACGAATTGCacaaactatgctttcctctttaaatgaattacaatctgatgcttTTCACCAAATTATTCATGCCACGGAGGGCAACAACCCTAtacccaaatgcttctttcttgacggccctggaggaagcggaaaaacatacctttatgaaacacttatacatttctttggtgcaagacaacagatgatta from Erpetoichthys calabaricus chromosome 5, fErpCal1.3, whole genome shotgun sequence includes the following:
- the LOC114642132 gene encoding uncharacterized protein LOC114642132, which codes for MDPQQQLPAEGEQPHDAPLPPDPDDVPAWAPVPLSPTDVLVKMDPKDDPESFLIGFEHMATLMRWNRRYWSAIVAPFLTGDALKVMRNIPLERLDYDYLKQQILVNTCMSSLAKGRKIRLWQIDPNRPIGGQIQDLQYLIHSWFRGESIERIIEKVAIDVVLSGISEDLCNEMICSNVDSLLSVTHRLEGAQVVWRKTGYPSLAPAPVQPPRPRPKANRRGYFPQPQAPARPFLTSDQLAVPNPSPVSQVQAQARGVTDVTRGGTQAGAPGRRPRRGNSAAGTERRCFRCDESGHLARECCLPPVQSLEISLPETVSAPTGISQPLNQLEEDDFVFC